A DNA window from Paenibacillus sp. HWE-109 contains the following coding sequences:
- a CDS encoding 1,4-alpha-glucan branching protein domain-containing protein, translated as MSNSHVHGYVALLLHAHIPYVRHDKDEITLEERWFFEAVVDSYLPLIEMMDRLQEERVSFQLTLSLSPPLLAMLADSHLQMRLRQHLVALCELSQREVIRLWGHQDFSLTARLYADHYHRLLAIYDRLRGDLIGKFRSLRSAGCLELITCAATHAFLPLVKNDVVLRAQLEAAVQEFRRHLGSAPAGIWLPECGYTPALEPHLQALGLRYFVVDAHAHETADRGLPLRTSSGACAFARDLEAGAHVWSAEVGYPSDADYREYYRDIGYDLGQGGGAEWEYLKPYVLPDGARIHTGFKYYRVTGAGDAKEPYHPARAAQKAQQHAEHFVASRVAQLERLARAQEALAEAGREAEPAQPPVIVCPYDAELFGHWWYEGHQWLEAVLRGFAAANALGVVVDTTTLGAYAAAHAPTTEAELPVSSWGRGGYAEVWLQPRSQWVHPQLHAAEDRLVLAAQKHADPQLLSKMQQRVLNQAARELMLAQSSDWTFILDAQTVTDYAINRIESHCANLHHLLHALDAAVADRELAELVIPLEKKLPFLPELHYRLFQPTASIYSKNSTLGSLCSASLSQTKLNSSANKAANPPLRILMLAWEYPPNVIGGLARAVCDLSKQLAASGHEIHVVTCLSGSCLPYERSEGVHIHRASILQSGEATPFLDWVFQINLAFTQTIARLSEQGLRFDILHAHDWLVYYAANESKQSLQIPLLATIHATEYGRNHGNLDTPVQQRIHVLEYKLAAVADHLIVCSLFMQQEIEKLFEVPKHKISVIPNGVMPFLIPVDSPKTANSQLASALFDGQSPNKIIAFLGRLVYEKGVHILIAAMRLVLKHFPQAKLVVAGAGPELERLQQLAAPLGDRVCFVGFLDESDKNLLLHQAELCVFPSLYEPFGLVALEAMASGTPLIVSDTGGLAEIVDHEVNGLHVPPDDIHALARLIDKLFQKPLFSAQLTKEALSKVSAIFSWAPIGTLTIEAYSKLIFQQNHESGIILHQKEIIK; from the coding sequence TTGAGCAACTCACATGTACACGGCTATGTTGCTTTGCTTCTGCATGCCCATATTCCTTATGTACGTCATGACAAGGACGAGATCACGTTGGAAGAACGTTGGTTTTTCGAAGCGGTGGTGGACAGCTATCTGCCGCTGATTGAAATGATGGACCGGCTTCAGGAGGAGCGTGTTTCATTCCAACTCACCCTCTCGCTGTCTCCTCCGCTCCTCGCCATGTTGGCGGATTCGCACTTGCAAATGAGGCTTCGCCAGCATTTGGTTGCCTTGTGCGAACTGTCTCAGCGCGAAGTAATTCGTCTGTGGGGACATCAGGACTTCAGCCTCACAGCCCGACTATACGCCGATCATTATCATCGGCTGCTTGCTATATACGATCGCCTGCGAGGCGATCTCATCGGGAAGTTCCGCAGCCTCAGAAGCGCAGGCTGCTTGGAATTAATCACCTGCGCAGCGACACATGCGTTCTTGCCCTTGGTCAAGAACGATGTGGTGCTGCGCGCGCAGTTGGAAGCCGCCGTGCAGGAATTCCGGCGGCATCTCGGATCTGCTCCGGCGGGCATCTGGCTGCCGGAGTGTGGGTACACGCCTGCGCTGGAGCCGCATTTGCAGGCGCTGGGTCTGCGCTATTTCGTCGTTGACGCGCATGCGCATGAGACGGCGGATCGCGGATTGCCGCTGCGCACGTCAAGCGGCGCCTGCGCCTTCGCTCGGGACCTCGAAGCCGGCGCTCACGTGTGGAGCGCCGAAGTCGGCTACCCGAGCGACGCCGACTATCGCGAATATTATCGCGATATCGGCTATGATCTCGGCCAGGGCGGCGGGGCCGAGTGGGAATACTTGAAGCCCTATGTGCTGCCGGACGGCGCACGCATTCATACGGGCTTCAAGTACTATCGCGTCACCGGCGCTGGTGACGCCAAAGAGCCCTACCACCCGGCGCGCGCCGCTCAGAAAGCTCAGCAGCATGCTGAGCATTTCGTCGCCAGCCGGGTGGCGCAGCTTGAGCGCCTCGCTCGCGCGCAAGAGGCGCTGGCTGAAGCAGGCCGCGAAGCGGAGCCTGCGCAGCCCCCAGTCATCGTATGTCCATACGATGCCGAGCTGTTCGGACACTGGTGGTACGAAGGCCACCAGTGGTTGGAAGCTGTGCTGCGCGGCTTCGCCGCAGCTAACGCCTTGGGCGTAGTCGTGGACACGACTACGTTAGGCGCCTACGCCGCCGCCCATGCGCCGACCACGGAAGCGGAGCTTCCCGTGTCCAGCTGGGGCCGCGGCGGCTATGCCGAGGTCTGGCTGCAGCCGCGCAGCCAGTGGGTCCATCCGCAGCTGCACGCAGCGGAGGATCGGCTCGTGCTTGCTGCGCAGAAGCACGCGGACCCGCAGCTGCTGTCGAAGATGCAGCAGCGGGTGCTCAACCAAGCAGCGCGAGAACTGATGCTCGCACAAAGCAGCGACTGGACGTTCATTCTGGACGCCCAGACCGTAACCGATTACGCGATCAATCGGATTGAAAGCCATTGCGCCAATCTACATCACTTGCTGCACGCTTTGGATGCAGCAGTTGCAGATAGAGAGCTTGCTGAGCTCGTCATTCCTTTAGAAAAAAAATTACCCTTTTTACCTGAGCTTCACTATCGCCTATTCCAACCCACTGCCTCCATTTATTCTAAGAATAGTACGCTTGGCAGCCTTTGTAGCGCTTCATTATCCCAAACGAAACTTAATTCTTCCGCCAACAAAGCGGCCAACCCTCCTTTGCGCATCCTTATGCTGGCGTGGGAGTATCCGCCTAATGTCATCGGTGGCTTGGCTAGAGCAGTTTGCGATTTATCCAAGCAGTTGGCCGCATCGGGTCATGAGATACATGTTGTTACTTGCCTATCCGGCAGTTGTCTGCCTTATGAAAGATCCGAAGGCGTACATATCCATCGCGCAAGTATCCTGCAATCCGGTGAAGCCACCCCTTTTCTCGACTGGGTTTTTCAAATAAACCTGGCTTTCACCCAAACGATCGCTCGCTTATCCGAGCAAGGACTGCGATTTGATATTCTGCATGCGCATGATTGGCTCGTTTATTATGCGGCAAATGAGAGCAAGCAAAGTTTGCAAATCCCGCTTCTAGCAACCATCCACGCCACAGAATATGGCCGTAATCACGGAAACCTGGATACACCGGTTCAACAACGCATTCATGTTCTGGAATATAAGCTGGCTGCTGTGGCAGACCACTTAATTGTATGCAGTTTATTTATGCAGCAGGAAATAGAGAAACTTTTTGAGGTCCCTAAGCATAAGATAAGCGTTATTCCGAATGGGGTTATGCCCTTTCTTATTCCGGTTGACTCGCCCAAGACAGCGAACTCGCAGCTCGCATCCGCCTTGTTTGATGGTCAATCACCTAATAAAATCATCGCATTCCTGGGCAGACTTGTGTACGAAAAAGGCGTACACATCCTAATTGCCGCGATGCGTCTCGTGCTCAAACATTTTCCCCAAGCCAAATTAGTGGTCGCAGGTGCTGGACCAGAACTTGAAAGACTTCAACAACTTGCCGCTCCGCTGGGAGATCGCGTCTGTTTTGTTGGTTTCCTGGATGAATCAGATAAGAACCTGCTGCTGCATCAGGCCGAGCTCTGTGTGTTCCCGAGTCTGTACGAACCATTCGGTCTCGTCGCCCTGGAAGCCATGGCAAGCGGAACACCGCTGATCGTTTCAGATACAGGAGGTCTTGCCGAAATTGTCGACCATGAAGTCAACGGTTTACATGTTCCTCCAGATGACATACATGCGCTTGCCAGGCTAATCGATAAGCTTTTCCAGAAACCTTTATTTTCAGCCCAACTAACGAAGGAAGCCTTATCCAAAGTCAGCGCTATTTTTAGCTGGGCACCTATCGGCACTTTGACAATTGAAGCTTACAGTAAATTGATTTTCCAGCAAAATCATGAATCAGGTATAATCCTGCATCAGAAGGAAATAATCAAATAA
- a CDS encoding glycoside hydrolase family 15 protein: MPRHLVIGNGKFLINLDQHSYMRDLYYPFVGQLNHIGGYQCRVGIWVDGEFAWLNAPEWQFKLGYVEDSLVTEVTATHPGLGVTLLMNDGVHQREDIYLKRIQITNHKSTVREVRMFFNQDLLINETEVGDTAAYYPLTNTVFHYKKDRYFMFNGSTGTEGIYQYSTGVKRFYNAEGTWRDAEDGHLMGNAIAQGSVDSTISFRLFVPPNGNQTLYYWMGAGKNLEEVKKLDAYVKDSHPGKLLDRVTVYWQRWANKIERDYFDLNTDVQRLFKQSLLLVRTQTDVNGAIIAANDSDIMQSNRDHYSYMWPRDGALIAYSMSMAGYQGMIIPFFNFCANVLSPEGYLHHKYNPDGTVGSSWHPYIHSGRVQLPIQEDETALVLFALWQDFQKNGSLEFAQSLYRNLIRRAARFMSTYIDQELNLPKPSYDLWEERYGIYTFTASAVYGGLIAASNFSNLFGDEERSNRYKHTAEKIKSGILKHLWDENEGRFVRGLYMEDGEWVKDMTLESSVYGIFEFGVLPADDERVVGTMRANKAGLTIKTEVGGSARYHHDYYFQRSTDIENVPGNPWIICTLWIAEWEIEYAKTLAELEAPRQTLEWVVKHAMESGVLSEQLDPFTGDPVSVAPLTWSHATYVLTVVKYLNKYKQLSK, translated from the coding sequence ATGCCTAGACATCTGGTCATCGGAAACGGTAAATTCCTTATTAACCTCGATCAGCATTCCTACATGCGAGATCTGTATTATCCTTTCGTAGGCCAGCTTAACCATATTGGTGGTTACCAATGCCGCGTAGGTATTTGGGTAGATGGTGAATTCGCTTGGTTGAATGCCCCCGAATGGCAATTCAAGCTCGGTTATGTAGAAGATTCACTCGTCACCGAAGTGACGGCCACGCATCCTGGTCTCGGTGTTACCTTGCTTATGAATGATGGCGTACACCAGCGCGAGGACATTTACTTGAAACGGATTCAAATCACCAATCACAAAAGCACCGTCCGCGAAGTACGGATGTTCTTCAATCAGGATTTGCTCATCAATGAGACCGAAGTTGGAGATACAGCCGCTTACTATCCCTTAACCAATACAGTATTCCATTATAAAAAAGACCGCTATTTTATGTTTAACGGCAGCACGGGCACAGAAGGCATTTATCAATACTCTACCGGTGTCAAAAGGTTCTATAACGCCGAAGGCACGTGGCGTGATGCAGAAGACGGCCACCTCATGGGGAATGCCATCGCCCAAGGCTCTGTCGACAGCACGATCTCGTTCCGCTTGTTCGTACCACCTAACGGCAACCAGACGCTCTACTACTGGATGGGTGCAGGCAAGAACTTGGAAGAAGTGAAGAAGCTAGATGCTTATGTCAAAGATAGCCATCCTGGCAAACTGCTTGATCGTGTAACGGTCTACTGGCAGCGGTGGGCTAATAAAATTGAGCGCGATTATTTTGATCTGAATACGGATGTTCAGCGCCTCTTCAAACAAAGTCTGCTGCTTGTCCGTACTCAAACCGATGTGAACGGTGCAATCATCGCGGCGAATGATTCTGACATTATGCAGAGCAACCGTGACCATTACAGCTATATGTGGCCGCGGGACGGCGCTTTAATCGCCTACTCCATGTCGATGGCTGGCTACCAAGGCATGATTATTCCCTTCTTTAACTTCTGCGCGAACGTGCTTTCTCCTGAAGGATATCTGCATCATAAATACAATCCGGATGGTACCGTAGGTTCCAGCTGGCATCCTTATATTCATTCGGGACGTGTGCAGCTTCCGATTCAAGAAGATGAAACCGCGCTAGTCTTGTTTGCACTATGGCAGGATTTCCAGAAAAATGGAAGCCTTGAATTTGCCCAATCCCTGTATCGCAACCTCATTCGCCGAGCTGCTCGATTCATGTCCACGTACATTGATCAAGAGCTGAACTTGCCGAAGCCGAGTTACGATCTGTGGGAAGAGCGCTATGGTATCTATACGTTCACGGCTTCTGCCGTTTATGGCGGATTGATCGCGGCTTCCAACTTCAGCAATCTGTTTGGTGACGAAGAGCGAAGCAATCGCTACAAGCATACCGCGGAGAAAATCAAATCCGGTATCCTCAAGCATCTGTGGGACGAAAATGAAGGACGTTTCGTTCGCGGCTTGTATATGGAGGATGGCGAATGGGTCAAAGATATGACGCTCGAGAGCTCGGTCTACGGCATCTTCGAATTCGGCGTTCTGCCTGCGGACGACGAGCGGGTTGTGGGCACGATGCGAGCGAATAAAGCCGGTCTCACGATCAAAACCGAAGTTGGAGGCTCTGCCCGCTATCATCATGATTATTACTTCCAACGCTCAACGGATATTGAGAATGTACCGGGCAATCCATGGATCATCTGTACCCTCTGGATCGCCGAATGGGAAATCGAATACGCCAAAACGTTGGCTGAACTCGAAGCCCCGCGCCAAACGCTTGAATGGGTCGTCAAGCATGCGATGGAAAGCGGCGTGCTCTCGGAGCAGCTCGATCCTTTCACAGGGGATCCGGTTTCCGTTGCTCCACTCACTTGGTCTCACGCGACTTACGTGCTTACCGTTGTGAAGTATTTGAATAAGTACAAACAATTGTCGAAGTAA
- a CDS encoding DUF4912 domain-containing protein — MSPISIQALSTHRSDQDTLHMLVQSPTVLFVYWQLSARTSRLVQEHFQAEWRDLQPTLLLRERSDHPAIDGQLTETMSELPLPSGDSCFIGGCLPGRQYVSDLGIQNESGQFILLLRSNTLHISHRPIDGTDPNPSTTNEQILLYRPTALSLERMNPIPFEYFSAYSVYAPKNAYPADTESGGDMD; from the coding sequence GTGAGTCCGATTTCTATCCAAGCCCTCTCCACGCATCGTTCCGATCAGGACACACTGCATATGCTTGTACAGTCCCCGACTGTTCTGTTTGTGTATTGGCAGCTTTCCGCAAGAACAAGCAGACTGGTACAAGAACACTTCCAAGCGGAGTGGCGGGATCTTCAGCCCACACTTCTCCTGCGCGAAAGATCTGATCATCCAGCCATCGATGGACAGCTGACAGAAACGATGTCGGAGCTTCCTCTGCCTTCAGGAGATTCTTGCTTTATCGGCGGTTGCCTGCCCGGTCGCCAATATGTCAGCGACCTCGGTATTCAGAATGAGTCAGGTCAGTTTATCCTGCTGCTGCGTTCCAATACGCTTCACATTTCGCACCGTCCTATCGACGGTACCGATCCTAATCCATCTACAACCAATGAACAAATCCTCCTATACCGGCCTACGGCCCTTTCCTTAGAACGAATGAACCCCATACCTTTTGAATATTTCTCTGCCTATTCGGTCTATGCGCCTAAAAACGCATACCCTGCAGATACAGAATCCGGAGGCGATATGGATTGA
- a CDS encoding sugar phosphate nucleotidyltransferase, producing the protein MKAVIMAGGKGTRLRPLTCHLPKPMVPLLGRPCMAYIIELLRKHGIQDIAVTMQYKPDVIRDYFGDGQAYDVNLHYFEETSPLGTAGSVKQAQAFLDETFLVISGDALTDFDLEHALAFHKEKQAKATLVLTRVSHPLEYGVVMTNAQGQITRFLEKPSWGEVFSDTVNTGIYILEPEMLERVPQGQEFDFSQQLFPDLLQEQNSLYGYISPGYWMDIGNLQQYRQTQFDMLDGKVQLTIQGNQIRPRVYLADDVDIHSASQVTGPAYIGSGTIIEAGTELGEYCIIGQNNRLSRGSKVTRSILWDHNHLAPYNELAGSTLTSRIISKEASYFGDGSVIGNHVVIGANSRIEPNVKIWPYKQIREKTRIHSSYIWGDHAAKTLFKTNGVSGIPNLDLTPEMVARFATAYGATLAYGKTLAVSCAPHPFTRLLKRTLTSGLQSVGTHVVDLGDGFAPAACFAIRHLGAAGGIHLAWSGNDMEAICLTCMDAEGLPIPKSIERKVENSFWQEDYARASIQAIGSYRDETHWFQTYINALSQEISEERTHSTLPSMRIVIEASSWLQPFIVPFFKQLGSDAIHITSASTLEPLHQFIPLSGANLGLRMHDDGRSFQLWTETGTQVDSDLQTVFLYLCYLHSRPGGTIGAPVSAPTLLESIAEGLGAKIIRTKEDQRAVQEVTHESRMHPLFDALFAIGLVVLHLDRTGLPLSTLLNLFPSLHLHRERIDCPWDSKGEVMRRMMERTKDTPVDLVDGIKFYHDDSWILLLPDSDDPVFQLVAQSTAPELARQLVQTYRGHILNVLQ; encoded by the coding sequence ATGAAGGCTGTTATTATGGCTGGAGGCAAAGGAACGCGGCTTCGTCCCCTGACTTGTCATCTCCCCAAGCCTATGGTGCCTCTTCTTGGAAGGCCCTGTATGGCTTATATTATTGAACTGCTTCGCAAACATGGCATTCAAGATATCGCCGTGACTATGCAGTACAAGCCAGATGTCATTCGCGATTATTTTGGCGACGGGCAGGCTTACGATGTGAATCTTCATTATTTTGAAGAAACGAGTCCACTAGGTACAGCCGGCAGCGTCAAACAGGCGCAGGCCTTTCTAGACGAAACTTTCTTGGTCATTAGCGGGGATGCGCTGACGGATTTCGATCTGGAGCATGCCCTCGCTTTTCACAAAGAAAAACAAGCCAAAGCTACACTCGTCTTGACTCGCGTCAGCCATCCCTTGGAATATGGAGTCGTCATGACCAATGCGCAAGGGCAGATTACCCGATTTTTGGAAAAACCGAGCTGGGGAGAAGTGTTCAGCGATACGGTCAATACCGGGATTTATATTCTGGAGCCAGAAATGCTTGAACGTGTTCCACAGGGACAGGAGTTCGATTTCAGCCAGCAGCTTTTTCCTGATTTGCTGCAAGAGCAGAACAGCCTTTATGGGTATATCAGCCCTGGCTACTGGATGGACATCGGCAATTTGCAGCAATACCGTCAAACGCAGTTTGATATGTTGGATGGCAAGGTGCAGCTGACTATCCAGGGGAATCAAATACGTCCTCGCGTTTATCTTGCTGATGACGTTGATATCCATTCAGCTTCTCAGGTAACTGGACCTGCTTATATCGGCTCAGGGACGATTATCGAAGCCGGAACCGAACTTGGCGAATACTGCATTATTGGTCAAAACAATCGACTCTCCCGAGGCAGCAAAGTAACTCGCAGCATTTTATGGGACCATAATCATCTCGCACCTTACAACGAATTAGCCGGCTCCACACTGACCAGTCGAATCATTTCCAAAGAAGCCTCTTACTTCGGGGACGGTTCTGTGATTGGCAATCATGTGGTCATAGGCGCAAACAGTCGGATTGAGCCCAATGTGAAGATTTGGCCCTATAAGCAAATTCGCGAAAAAACCCGTATTCATTCTTCTTATATTTGGGGAGACCACGCGGCGAAGACGTTATTCAAAACGAATGGGGTAAGTGGCATTCCCAATCTGGATTTAACACCGGAAATGGTTGCCAGATTCGCTACAGCCTACGGAGCAACCTTAGCCTACGGCAAGACGCTTGCCGTTAGCTGCGCTCCTCATCCTTTCACTCGCTTACTAAAGCGTACATTGACGTCTGGTTTACAATCGGTCGGCACCCATGTTGTGGACTTAGGCGATGGTTTTGCGCCTGCCGCGTGCTTCGCTATTCGCCATTTGGGCGCTGCGGGGGGGATTCATCTTGCTTGGTCGGGGAATGACATGGAGGCCATCTGTCTAACTTGTATGGATGCGGAAGGACTTCCGATCCCTAAGTCCATCGAACGGAAGGTGGAAAACAGCTTCTGGCAGGAAGACTATGCCCGGGCTTCCATACAAGCCATAGGCAGCTACAGAGACGAAACTCATTGGTTCCAGACCTACATCAATGCCTTGTCCCAAGAAATTAGCGAAGAGAGAACGCATTCGACTCTCCCTTCTATGCGCATTGTGATTGAAGCAAGTTCCTGGCTTCAGCCCTTTATCGTTCCCTTTTTCAAACAGTTAGGCAGCGATGCTATCCATATTACTTCCGCCAGTACACTGGAGCCGCTTCACCAATTCATTCCTCTATCCGGCGCGAATCTTGGGCTGCGTATGCATGACGATGGCCGCAGCTTTCAGCTGTGGACGGAAACAGGAACACAGGTGGATAGCGACTTGCAGACGGTCTTTCTGTACCTGTGTTATCTGCACAGCCGTCCAGGCGGCACCATTGGCGCCCCGGTCAGTGCCCCGACACTGCTCGAAAGCATCGCCGAGGGACTAGGGGCCAAGATCATTCGAACCAAGGAAGATCAACGTGCAGTTCAGGAAGTGACACATGAATCAAGGATGCACCCGTTGTTTGATGCTCTATTTGCCATCGGACTGGTTGTCCTCCATTTGGATCGAACAGGCCTCCCGCTTTCGACGCTGCTGAATTTATTTCCTAGCCTGCATCTTCACCGGGAGCGCATTGATTGCCCTTGGGACTCGAAAGGCGAAGTGATGCGGAGAATGATGGAGCGAACGAAGGATACCCCTGTAGATCTGGTCGACGGGATTAAGTTCTATCACGATGACAGTTGGATTCTGCTGCTACCCGATAGCGATGATCCTGTTTTCCAACTCGTTGCTCAGTCTACGGCACCGGAGCTGGCCCGGCAGCTTGTCCAAACCTACCGCGGGCACATTCTAAACGTTCTCCAATAA
- a CDS encoding KTSC domain-containing protein — MISSVSRQIAFVQYDDQSSSMTVQYHTGFKASYTNVKQDEYQLIFTSANRYDSLMRLTETRYMEGQSPAK, encoded by the coding sequence ATGATTTCAAGCGTTTCCAGACAGATTGCTTTCGTACAGTATGACGATCAATCCTCGAGCATGACAGTGCAATATCATACCGGTTTTAAAGCCTCGTATACCAATGTAAAGCAGGATGAATATCAACTCATATTTACATCGGCAAATCGATATGACTCCTTAATGAGACTAACGGAAACCCGGTACATGGAAGGTCAAAGCCCTGCCAAGTGA